In Ignavibacteria bacterium, a genomic segment contains:
- a CDS encoding SAM-dependent chlorinase/fluorinase — protein sequence MMRSSTRKRTHTIALISDFGLQDHYVATLKSVILSLSPLANIIDISNSIEPGNVNQAAYVLWSAYGTFPPGTVFVAVVDPGVGTNRAIIALHADDHLFIAPDNGILKYILGMTKVREIRRVNNRELMREPICATFHGRDIIAPVAASFAEGIQMRTVGPLFQPETKPAKFVGVRTFDIKQIDGEIIHIDVFGNLVTNFYMDDYFDRGEEIKILMKKTSIGQFYRTYGYAPPDKPFGYVGSSGLMEIALKNKSAAKILKIDVGTKLTLTIK from the coding sequence ATGATGAGAAGTTCGACACGCAAACGCACACATACTATTGCGTTAATCAGTGATTTCGGATTACAAGACCATTATGTTGCAACTCTGAAATCGGTTATCCTCAGTCTTTCTCCACTAGCGAATATCATAGATATTTCGAACTCGATAGAACCGGGAAACGTCAATCAAGCCGCGTATGTATTATGGAGCGCGTACGGAACATTTCCTCCGGGAACCGTTTTTGTAGCCGTTGTTGATCCGGGAGTTGGAACCAATCGCGCTATTATTGCATTGCACGCTGATGACCATTTATTCATTGCTCCCGATAACGGTATTTTAAAATATATTTTAGGAATGACAAAAGTCCGCGAAATCCGAAGAGTAAATAATCGCGAACTGATGCGCGAACCGATTTGTGCTACGTTTCACGGACGTGATATTATTGCTCCCGTTGCCGCAAGTTTTGCCGAAGGTATTCAGATGCGTACTGTAGGACCGCTCTTTCAACCGGAAACAAAACCTGCGAAATTTGTCGGCGTACGTACATTCGACATTAAACAAATTGACGGTGAAATTATTCATATTGACGTGTTCGGCAATCTCGTTACGAATTTTTATATGGACGATTACTTTGACCGCGGAGAAGAAATTAAAATCCTGATGAAAAAAACATCTATCGGTCAATTCTATCGAACGTATGGATATGCTCCGCCCGATAAACCGTTTGGGTATGTCGGAAGTTCCGGCTTAATGGAAATTGCTTTAAAGAACAAAAGCGCCGCTAAAATATTGAAGATAGATGTCGGTACGAAACTCACGCTTACCATAAAATAA
- a CDS encoding exodeoxyribonuclease VII small subunit, which translates to MSKLTTKTSFEASLKRLETIVESLENGDVTVEESLNMYEEGMTLSQQCMEKLTQAEIKLQRITKNLDGTFELFDSNDVRAFTHE; encoded by the coding sequence ATGTCAAAATTAACAACCAAAACCTCGTTTGAAGCTTCACTTAAACGTCTCGAAACAATTGTAGAATCGTTAGAGAACGGTGATGTTACGGTAGAAGAATCGCTTAATATGTACGAAGAAGGAATGACGTTGAGCCAACAGTGTATGGAAAAACTCACGCAAGCGGAAATAAAATTACAGCGTATTACAAAAAATCTTGACGGAACATTTGAATTGTTTGATTCGAATGATGTTCGCGCATTCACTCACGAATAA
- a CDS encoding riboflavin synthase, producing MFTGIIQQLGNIKAKRNIGGGMCFALDAGTLHPHLSVGDSIAINGVCLTVTKKRTAFVEVEAVEETLKKTTLGAMRVQSKINCELPLRPNDFVGGHFVLGHVDCVGTVLRIEQRSTSWLFTFSYPKEFISYLIPRGSIAIDGVSLTVVDIIKNTFSVSIIPHTFENTNFRFFKPSSNVNLEFDMLGKYVVELMKRKP from the coding sequence ATGTTCACGGGCATTATTCAACAACTTGGCAACATCAAAGCGAAACGAAACATCGGCGGAGGAATGTGTTTCGCTCTTGATGCGGGAACGCTGCATCCACATCTTTCCGTAGGCGACAGCATTGCTATCAACGGCGTGTGTTTAACGGTTACAAAAAAACGTACGGCATTCGTCGAAGTTGAAGCAGTAGAAGAAACATTGAAGAAAACTACACTTGGTGCAATGCGAGTGCAATCAAAAATAAATTGCGAACTTCCATTGCGCCCCAATGATTTTGTTGGCGGACATTTTGTGCTTGGGCACGTTGACTGTGTCGGAACGGTTTTGCGTATAGAACAACGCTCAACAAGTTGGCTTTTTACATTTTCATACCCCAAAGAATTTATATCGTATCTCATTCCGCGCGGTTCTATTGCTATTGACGGAGTGAGTCTTACTGTTGTAGATATTATCAAAAATACTTTCTCCGTTTCTATTATTCCGCATACGTTTGAGAACACGAATTTCCGTTTCTTCAAACCTTCGAGCAACGTCAATCTCGAGTTCGATATGTTGGGTAAATATGTTGTTGAGTTGATGAAACGTAAACCATAA
- the dxs gene encoding 1-deoxy-D-xylulose-5-phosphate synthase: MTESVSLRETEFPILSTITFPSDLKRLPLEQLRILSKELREFIIDRISKTGGHLGAGLGTVELTIALHYVFDTPHDKLIWDTGHQAYPHKILTGRRENFHTVRQFGGLSGFLRRDESDYDVFGAGHANTAISAALGIATARDFQNEHYRVVAIVGDGSMTGGMAYEGMNNAGLLKRNLIVVLSDNQMISLSTLTPNRWAFHNYFNELLTHPSYNKFKASVWNLTGKLDSFGDRLRSIAHNVEKGLKAIITPGMLFEALGFRYFGPFNGHNVTKLVHFFREIKDLHGPILVHIATEKGKGYAPAEREATRLHGVNPFDKVTGISPKKLNEQPSFTSLFGTALLEICKNNSRVIGITAAMPDGTGLTILQQEMPERFFDVGIAEQHAVTFAAGMATEGYIPVTAIYSTFLQRAFDQIIHDVALQHLHVVFVMDRAGLVGADGPTHHGAFDLSYLRFIPNMVLMAPKDEQELRDMLFTAVEYKKGPIALRYPRGNVYGIVLRTSFEKIEIGKSEVLRSGTDATILAIGNMVYPSLTAAELLEEEHLSIGVVNMRFVKPLDTEILEEVLAISPLLITVEDNVIEGGFGSAVLEAIHRKNILNARVKLHGIPDAFIEHGSPNELYKMLRMDAKGIAATVKEFVEQEHIRFIHEKTI, from the coding sequence ATAACGGAGAGCGTTAGTTTGAGAGAAACAGAATTTCCCATTCTTTCAACAATTACATTTCCTTCGGATTTAAAACGACTTCCGTTGGAACAATTGCGTATTCTTTCTAAAGAACTTCGAGAGTTTATTATTGATAGAATTTCAAAAACCGGAGGTCATCTTGGAGCAGGACTTGGCACCGTAGAGTTGACTATTGCATTGCATTACGTTTTCGATACGCCGCACGATAAACTTATTTGGGATACTGGACATCAAGCATATCCGCATAAAATACTTACGGGGCGACGAGAGAATTTTCATACAGTTCGACAATTTGGCGGTTTAAGTGGATTTCTGAGACGTGATGAAAGCGACTATGATGTTTTTGGCGCAGGACATGCGAACACGGCAATTTCTGCTGCGTTAGGAATTGCAACTGCACGCGATTTCCAAAATGAACATTACCGAGTTGTTGCCATTGTCGGCGATGGTTCGATGACAGGAGGAATGGCGTATGAAGGAATGAATAATGCGGGACTCTTAAAGAGAAATTTGATTGTTGTTCTCAGCGATAATCAAATGATTTCGCTTTCCACGCTTACGCCAAATCGTTGGGCGTTCCATAATTACTTCAACGAACTGCTGACGCATCCATCGTATAATAAATTTAAAGCGAGCGTTTGGAATTTAACGGGCAAGCTGGATTCGTTCGGCGATAGACTGCGTTCCATTGCGCACAATGTAGAAAAAGGATTGAAAGCAATTATTACTCCCGGAATGTTATTTGAAGCATTGGGATTTCGGTATTTCGGTCCTTTCAATGGACATAACGTTACAAAACTTGTTCACTTCTTCCGAGAAATAAAAGATTTGCACGGACCAATTTTAGTTCACATTGCAACTGAAAAAGGGAAAGGATATGCTCCTGCAGAAAGAGAAGCAACACGACTTCACGGCGTAAATCCGTTCGACAAAGTAACAGGAATTTCACCCAAGAAATTAAATGAACAACCTTCGTTCACGTCGTTATTTGGTACGGCGTTATTGGAAATATGCAAGAATAATTCGCGCGTTATTGGAATCACTGCTGCAATGCCCGATGGAACTGGACTTACCATTTTGCAACAAGAAATGCCTGAGCGTTTCTTCGATGTTGGCATTGCAGAACAACACGCTGTAACATTTGCCGCAGGAATGGCGACCGAAGGTTACATTCCGGTTACTGCAATTTATTCTACTTTCTTACAGCGCGCATTTGACCAAATAATTCACGATGTTGCATTACAGCATCTCCACGTTGTGTTTGTAATGGACAGAGCAGGATTAGTCGGAGCCGACGGACCAACACATCACGGAGCATTTGATTTATCCTACTTGCGCTTTATTCCGAATATGGTATTGATGGCGCCAAAAGACGAACAAGAACTTCGCGATATGCTGTTCACTGCTGTGGAATATAAAAAAGGTCCTATTGCTTTGCGATACCCAAGAGGAAATGTGTACGGAATTGTTTTGCGAACTTCATTTGAAAAAATAGAAATCGGAAAAAGCGAAGTTTTACGTTCAGGAACAGATGCGACCATTCTTGCGATTGGCAATATGGTTTATCCTTCGCTTACCGCTGCGGAATTATTGGAAGAAGAACATCTTTCCATTGGTGTTGTAAATATGCGATTTGTAAAACCGCTTGACACGGAAATTCTCGAAGAAGTATTGGCTATTTCTCCATTACTCATTACGGTTGAAGATAATGTTATTGAAGGTGGATTCGGTTCTGCGGTGCTGGAAGCGATACATCGAAAAAATATTCTTAACGCTCGAGTGAAACTTCATGGTATTCCCGATGCGTTTATCGAACACGGTTCACCGAACGAACTGTACAAGATGCTGAGAATGGATGCCAAGGGAATTGCCGCCACGGTGAAAGAATTTGTAGAACAAGAACATATACGGTTCATTCACGAAAAAACAATATAG
- a CDS encoding M28 family peptidase yields MKRIAQLFFLLQCTFSFAFTQTLRDEIKDYVKYLSSDELEGRRAGEKGNNTAAEYLVQHFKKWNLEPIGDNGTYLQRFEFVSGVKTDASTMCFATIPPMKFDYVLDSTFRPLGFSADTSISAELVFAGYGISAPKLNYDDYANIDVAGKIVLVLRYNPPTDSTNEKEFQRLSALYKKASVAKEKGAKGIIFVTGAVDEENPKLMRLRHSNDEGTIALAAISMKWTSMDTFFRLQNKTIRDVQKEINTTKQPASFSFGNVTMNITIKLNRVKASSQNVVGVIRGNNAQLNEEYIVVGAHYDHLGFGGEGSGSTKPDTIAVHNGADDNASGTAGMLTLARLFSENRNTLQRSLIFIGFSAEELGLLGSAYYTNHPLIPLDKTVMMLNMDMIGRLKNKELIVYGTGTSPLFDSLLNAWNTDSMFTLKKTKDGFGPSDQTSFYVKDIPVLFFFTNLHDDYHNYNDDWNKINYEGEEQVVQYAYNITNALQAMNEKPKFTRVTSSEQQSMSGDRRGAKASLGVVPAFGEEVRGAKLSGVRPGSAAEKAGLQKDDVIVKFAGKEVNNLMDLTNYLGDFKPGDAVEIVVLRGNENVTLKAILTARQQ; encoded by the coding sequence ATGAAACGCATTGCTCAACTCTTCTTTCTTTTACAGTGTACTTTCTCATTTGCTTTTACACAAACATTACGCGACGAAATCAAAGATTATGTCAAATATCTTTCTTCCGACGAACTCGAAGGACGGCGCGCAGGTGAAAAAGGCAACAATACTGCGGCAGAATATCTTGTCCAACATTTCAAGAAGTGGAATCTTGAACCCATCGGCGACAACGGAACGTATCTTCAACGTTTCGAATTTGTTTCGGGTGTAAAAACCGATGCTTCCACAATGTGTTTCGCAACTATTCCGCCGATGAAATTTGATTATGTTCTCGATTCCACATTTCGTCCGCTTGGTTTTTCTGCTGATACATCCATAAGTGCGGAATTAGTCTTTGCCGGCTACGGTATTTCCGCGCCAAAACTGAATTACGACGATTATGCAAACATAGATGTTGCAGGAAAAATAGTTCTCGTTCTCCGTTACAATCCTCCGACCGATTCAACCAACGAAAAAGAATTTCAACGGCTTTCCGCTTTATACAAAAAGGCATCCGTTGCGAAAGAGAAAGGAGCAAAAGGAATTATCTTTGTTACCGGCGCAGTAGATGAAGAAAACCCGAAACTCATGCGGCTTCGTCATAGCAACGATGAAGGAACAATTGCACTCGCCGCTATTTCGATGAAATGGACTTCGATGGATACATTCTTTCGGCTGCAAAACAAAACCATTCGAGACGTTCAAAAAGAAATCAACACCACGAAACAACCCGCTTCGTTTTCGTTCGGTAACGTAACTATGAATATTACGATAAAGTTGAATCGGGTAAAAGCATCGTCCCAGAACGTCGTCGGCGTTATTCGAGGAAACAATGCGCAACTCAACGAAGAATATATAGTCGTTGGTGCGCATTACGACCATCTTGGTTTCGGCGGCGAAGGTTCCGGCTCGACAAAACCCGATACGATTGCAGTTCACAACGGCGCTGATGATAACGCTTCCGGTACTGCAGGAATGCTTACACTCGCACGGTTGTTTTCTGAAAACAGAAACACGCTACAGCGGTCTCTTATCTTTATCGGTTTTTCTGCTGAGGAGCTCGGACTTCTTGGCTCTGCATATTATACGAATCATCCGCTTATTCCGTTAGATAAAACCGTGATGATGTTGAATATGGATATGATTGGACGCTTAAAAAATAAAGAACTCATCGTATATGGAACGGGAACTTCCCCTCTCTTCGATTCATTGCTGAATGCTTGGAATACCGATTCGATGTTCACCTTAAAGAAAACAAAAGACGGATTTGGTCCCAGCGACCAAACCTCGTTCTATGTAAAAGATATTCCCGTGTTATTCTTTTTCACCAACCTTCACGACGATTACCATAACTATAACGACGATTGGAACAAAATCAATTACGAAGGAGAAGAACAGGTAGTGCAGTATGCGTATAACATTACGAACGCATTGCAAGCGATGAATGAGAAACCGAAGTTCACTCGTGTAACTTCGTCAGAACAGCAATCAATGAGCGGTGACAGACGTGGAGCAAAAGCATCGTTGGGGGTTGTTCCGGCATTCGGTGAAGAAGTACGAGGGGCAAAACTTTCCGGTGTACGTCCCGGTTCTGCTGCCGAAAAAGCAGGGTTGCAAAAAGATGATGTTATTGTAAAGTTTGCTGGTAAAGAAGTGAATAACTTAATGGACTTAACAAACTATCTCGGTGATTTCAAACCAGGCGATGCAGTAGAAATCGTTGTCCTTCGGGGAAATGAAAATGTTACATTAAAAGCAATTCTTACTGCGCGACAACAATAA
- the ribD gene encoding bifunctional diaminohydroxyphosphoribosylaminopyrimidine deaminase/5-amino-6-(5-phosphoribosylamino)uracil reductase RibD: MKSHTELYEDCMRHCLNLARFGKGTVSPNPYVGAVLIKNGKIISYGFHTKFGNPHAEIEAIRNANISLRNATLVVNLEPCSHFGKTPPCVDEIISQNIQRVVIGTRDPNPLVAGKGIAKLRNAGIEVVENILRNKCREFNETYFKYITTNIPFVTLKAAQSLDGFIADTKGNSQWITEKQSRMYVHQLRAEYDAVLVGAKTVLADNPFLTVRMVKGRNPQRVILDGKFQTNSECNIFRIQKKERVFLFVAQQAYNKFPKKVHALQQRSVEVFPLIANKAMHFDLLDVFRILGKNQIASVLVEGGSEVFSECIERNLADKLLLFIAPSMFGNGKKIFRFSQNVLLENAFRFHRYILHKNNSDILVEGYFNK; this comes from the coding sequence ATGAAATCCCATACTGAATTGTACGAAGATTGTATGAGACATTGTTTAAATCTTGCACGTTTTGGCAAAGGTACTGTTTCGCCGAATCCGTACGTTGGAGCAGTTCTCATTAAAAATGGAAAAATCATATCGTACGGATTTCATACAAAGTTTGGTAATCCACACGCTGAAATTGAAGCGATTCGAAATGCAAACATTTCTCTACGAAATGCAACTCTCGTTGTGAATCTTGAACCGTGTTCACATTTTGGAAAAACTCCACCGTGTGTGGATGAAATCATTAGTCAGAACATTCAACGCGTCGTTATCGGAACACGCGATCCAAATCCGCTTGTTGCGGGAAAAGGAATTGCCAAACTTCGAAACGCAGGAATTGAAGTCGTCGAAAATATTTTACGGAACAAATGTAGAGAATTCAACGAAACGTATTTCAAATACATAACAACGAACATTCCATTTGTTACTCTCAAAGCGGCGCAATCACTCGATGGTTTTATTGCCGACACCAAAGGTAATTCGCAATGGATTACGGAAAAACAATCGCGCATGTATGTGCATCAACTCCGTGCGGAATATGATGCTGTGCTTGTAGGCGCAAAAACTGTACTTGCCGATAATCCGTTTCTGACGGTGCGAATGGTGAAAGGCAGAAATCCTCAACGCGTAATTCTTGACGGAAAATTTCAAACGAACAGCGAGTGCAATATTTTTCGGATTCAAAAGAAAGAACGCGTTTTTCTTTTTGTTGCTCAACAAGCGTACAACAAATTTCCGAAGAAGGTACACGCATTGCAGCAGCGCTCCGTTGAGGTGTTCCCTTTGATAGCAAACAAAGCAATGCACTTTGATTTGCTTGACGTGTTCCGAATATTAGGAAAGAATCAAATTGCATCCGTTCTTGTTGAAGGTGGAAGCGAAGTATTTTCCGAATGTATTGAACGCAACCTTGCAGATAAACTCTTGTTGTTTATCGCGCCGTCAATGTTCGGCAACGGAAAAAAAATATTTCGCTTTTCGCAAAATGTTTTGTTGGAAAATGCATTTCGTTTCCATCGTTATATCCTTCACAAAAACAATAGCGATATTCTCGTTGAAGGATATTTCAACAAATAG
- a CDS encoding Gfo/Idh/MocA family oxidoreductase, which yields MEKIKVAVIGAGWISQIIHLPILKKMNDVEIVAICDREKTKAKSVASRFGISRSYSDYTELLKTEDCSCVIICTSTDAHKEHAIASLESGNDVFVEKPLARKYSEASDIVAVATNTKRKLMVGMNNRFRPDTMVLRGIIEAGEIGKIYYVKAGWLKKMNADSRWMTKKEKSGGGVFLDLGIVMLDLTLWMTGYPGVRRVSASMYKHNTRSVEDSCILWCQMNNSTTISVEVSWAFHTEEDYFYCDLIGTNGSASINPLCINRNIDGQIVHLTPMKHDTPQHQYYKSYENELKHFLQAVRGLHPIVSTGAEALQRMEVVEAIYRSAQLGKEQHIK from the coding sequence ATGGAAAAAATTAAAGTTGCAGTTATCGGCGCTGGATGGATTTCGCAAATCATTCATCTTCCGATTTTAAAAAAAATGAACGACGTGGAAATAGTAGCGATTTGCGACCGCGAAAAAACCAAAGCAAAAAGCGTAGCATCGCGATTTGGTATATCTCGCTCCTATTCCGACTACACGGAATTGTTAAAAACGGAAGATTGTTCCTGCGTTATCATTTGCACATCAACGGATGCGCACAAAGAACATGCTATTGCATCGCTTGAAAGCGGGAACGATGTGTTTGTCGAAAAACCGCTTGCAAGAAAATATTCGGAAGCGAGCGATATTGTCGCAGTTGCAACGAATACCAAACGCAAATTGATGGTCGGAATGAATAATCGCTTTCGTCCCGATACTATGGTTCTGCGCGGCATTATCGAAGCGGGTGAAATCGGAAAAATCTATTACGTAAAAGCAGGATGGTTGAAAAAAATGAATGCCGATTCTCGATGGATGACGAAGAAAGAAAAATCCGGCGGAGGAGTTTTTTTGGATTTAGGAATAGTTATGCTTGATTTAACGTTATGGATGACGGGTTATCCAGGTGTTCGCAGAGTTTCTGCTTCAATGTATAAACACAACACGAGAAGCGTCGAAGATTCCTGCATCCTATGGTGTCAGATGAATAATAGTACGACAATTAGTGTTGAAGTCAGTTGGGCTTTTCACACGGAAGAAGATTATTTTTATTGCGACTTAATCGGAACAAACGGAAGCGCAAGCATTAATCCGTTGTGTATAAATCGTAACATTGATGGACAAATAGTTCATCTGACGCCAATGAAACACGATACGCCGCAACATCAATACTATAAAAGTTATGAGAATGAATTGAAACACTTTTTGCAAGCAGTACGAGGATTACATCCGATTGTATCAACAGGAGCCGAAGCGTTACAACGAATGGAAGTTGTAGAAGCGATTTATCGTTCGGCGCAGTTGGGGAAAGAACAACATATCAAATAA